CTAATGTCACATTAGTATGTGCACGTGATCCGCAGGatcttttttgagaaaatataaataatgtttttttcttgctaataaaaaaattgttacaaaTACACTTTTAAAGTTTGATTAAAAGGtgctaatattaaaaaattaagatgtGTGTTAATATTTAACAATGACAATTACATAAAAGTTGAATTTAAACCTtaactataattttttcttcttcttttttacacTGGATAACACATTACCTTAACTATAAATTAGAAAATCGAATATAATTGAACCCCAAAAAGAGTGCTCATTTTCTTTTTTACGTACactatatttaatgatttcataaatatttaacgTTAATTGACATATcaaaaatttgatatataatttagCTAAAGCTtactttcaaaaaatatataggaAAAAAGATGATTTGTTTTCGGACCAAACCTAAAAAGCTCCGGGTCGGGTAAGAAAAAGCAAACTCAAACGCGGGTTgttgttcttcctctctctccctctctctctctctcggcggCGCCTTCTCTCTCCCAAACTCGCAGGTAAAGCTTCCTCCGATTTCAATATTCCTCTTGCATACCTTCCCCTCTGCTTTCGTTTCTCACCTCagcccttctccttctcctcaaGGTTTGTGTCGATCTCGAAGCTCAGAGAGATTCCAATGACCTAATTGACTCAGttctcgtaaaaaaaaaacctccaaATTTCTCAGAGATTCTATCCACTCGTTGCGTCAGATTCTCCTCTCTGACGCAAAAACCCCTAATTTCGTGGGGCCTTTTGCTTTGCTCACTCTCCGAATCGAACGAAGCTGTCTTctgaaaattagggtttctaaTTTGAGCTGTATCTGTCAGAATAAAACCAGGGAAGTGAGGGAAGGAGGATTCAATCGAGGACAATCAAGGcgtgaaattagggtttttgaaagCATATGTATGGCTTCAGAGCCTGTTAACGGAGAAGGAACCGATGGGGCGAGAGAGAAGCAAAAGATTAAAGTTTATACGAGAAAAGGTAAAGGTCAGAGGAAACTGTCTCCGTTCTTCGCCTTTGACGGTGATAGCCGCGAGAAACCAGAGGGGGATTCAGAAAACAATCGTCAGAGTCCTCCTCAAACTCTAGCTCAAGAGTCTCAGAAGAGTCCTGTGTCCAGTGTAGCTACTGAAGCACCTTCTGAGAAGGTGATTGACAAGCCTCTTGTGGAAGCATTGACTCAAGCAGAACCTCAGGATGATGCTAGTTTGGCCCCTACTGATAAGAACGTTATTCAACCTGTCTCTGATCCTTTGGGTCAAGAAGATGTGAACACTGTTACAGGAGACAAGTCTGTGGAAGTACCTTCTCAAAGCAATACAGGTCAAGATGATGTCAATACAGTGGTTGTTTATGAGAACTCTATCAAGGAAAGCCTTGCTCAAGAAGATGTTACTGCCATGATTGTTGACAAGAAGGCTATTGAAGCACCTTCTCAGACCATATCCGCGGGAGATGCCAATACTGTTGTTGTTGACAAGAATCCCATTGAAGTGTCTTCTGATGAAGATGTCCACGTGGTAGATGCAGATAACCTAATAAAAGAATCTCAAAGAGATGCCCCTGATGCCCAGCAGCCAGCAGGGGTTACATCTGATTCTGCTCAGAGCATCCACGCTACTGCTACCGAAAGCATGCCAATGGAGAAGGACGTAGATGGACGCATAAAGATGCATGTACCCTCCAAGTCAAAGCAAGAGAAAGAGGAGATCAGGAAAAAGCTTGAAGACCAGCTTAACGTGGTCAGAGATCTGGTAAAGAAGATAGAGGACAAAGAGGGGGAGATTGGTGCGTATAACGACTCTCGCCTTTTGGCTAGCACTGATATTAATAACGGaggaggaaggatccttccagggTTGGCATCTGGTGGACTTCCGCGTGAGGTCATTAGAACACCAAGGCATTTAAATCAACTAAGTATATCAGTGTTGGAGAATACTCAAGGAGTCAATGAGCATgtggagaaagagaagagaacacCCAAGGCAAATCAGTTTTATAGAACTTCGGAGTTTTTACTTGGTGACAAGCTGCCACCCGCAGAGAGTAACAAGAAATCAAAATCAAGCGCAAAGAAGCACGGAGGGGAGGCTGGGCATGGTTTTAGTGCAGGCTCTAAAGTTTTCAAGAATTGCAGTGCTCTACTAGAGAGGCTGATGAAGCATAAACATGGTTGGGTGTTCAATGCTCCTGTAGATGTGAAGGGTCTTGGTTTGCATGATTACTTCGCCATTATCGAACACCCTATGGATTTGGgaacggtcaagtctgcgttgGCAAATAATCTGTACAAGTCGCCAAGAGAGTTTGCAGAGGATGTTAGGCTTACTTTCCACAATGCCATGACATACAACCCACCAGGACAAGATGTCCATATAATGGCGGAAGTGCTGTTACAGATGTTTGAGGAGAGGTGGGCTGTGATAGAGGCAGATTATAATCGTCAGCTGAGATTTGCCGCTGGTTATGAGATGAATCTTCCAGCTTCTACAATGAGGTCTAGATTGGGTCCTACAATGCCGCCGCCGCCCATCAGTGTGAGTAATACAATGGACTGGAGTGGTCTCCCTTCTGACTTGCAGCACCCAAAACCAACAACAACGCCTGGCAGAACACCGACCAGTGCAAGGACCCCTGCTCTGAAGAAGCCAAAGGCGAACGAACCGAATAAAAGAGATATGACGTATGAAGAGAAGCAGAAGCTTAGTGGCCAGTTGCAGAATCTGCCTCCAGAGAAACTAGATGCGATTGTGCAGATTGTTAACAAAAGGAACACTGCTGTGAAGCTACGGGATGAAGAGATTGAAGTCGATATTGATAGTGTTGATCCGGAGACCCTGTGGGAGCTGGACAGATTTGTAACCAACTACAAAAAGGGATTgagcaagaagaagagaagagctGAGCTAGCCATTCAAGCTAAAGCAGAAGCTGAGAGAAATAGCCAGAAACAGATGGTACTTGTATTCTTTTTTGtactttaattaatttgtatGTTCAGCttcatatatattttccttTATTACAGGCTCCTGCACCGGTGGCACATGAGTTTTCTAGGGAGGGTGGCAACACAGGTAATTTTGTTAGTTCCACTTCCCTCTGTATGGTGTGAACTACTTTGGGATTATAATTGCTTCTGTTTTTTCATCAGCTAAAAAGACGCTCCCTACACAAGTACCTTCTCAAGTGGACAAACAAAACAATGAGACGAGCAGATCAAGTAGTTCAAGCAGCTCTTCCAGTAGTTCCAGCTCTTCTAGTGGTACAAACTTTTCTTTTAGTTACCCAACTAATGAATTGCCTTGGTGCTGTTCTGATTTTTTTGTTACTAAACGGCCTCTGTGGTTGGTTTGCAGATTCGGACAGCGATAGCTCTTCGTCATCTGGATCATGATCAGACCTAGAGATTACTATACAAGAGGGCTTGGTGGTGAAAAATATGTAAGGTCATTCAAAGATCTATCTCTATCATCCATTGTTAATCTGTTAATAAGAAGCTTTTGTTGACTGTTTACTAAATAGCACGTGTGTTAATGCAATCCTTTTAAACGGGCATCTTACATGTCTCTGTTTTGGCAtggttgtaatatttttatgtgaTTGGTCTTGTTCACATCTGGTACATATTCCGGGTAGTTAGTGGGTTTTTGGATTTATTGTGCCTGATTATAACAAGAGCCTTGATGCTGTGTGGTGAAACagggagtttaaaaagatggaaGGTAGAGCTAGAAGAGCATTAGGGAGGTTAAGGATGATGTGACGTACTGGCTTGAGGCGGTAATATTGGAGTGGTTTGGGGTGATGGAAGGAAAGACTGTATTATATACATATGACTgttagtaaaaagaaaaatctattcttaatttatttatttcgcTTTTAGAATGGGTAGGATTCTGTAGCGGTGGCTATCTACGTTTTAGATGTAACGGTAGGGTTGGTTTGGTTTGTCTCCGCACTTTTGTATATCTCTCTGCCTCTGGTCTTTGGCGGCTTTAGTTGGTTGACTGTTTCATGCTTTTTAGTTTAGGGCTTTTGAATCAGCAAAAAAAAGCATCACAACAGATTATGGATTCTTGATGACTTGTGTGTATTGTAAGGTTTTTGAATTTTGTGACCACTTTGTAGCTTTGTTTTCTGCTTTGCTTCCACTAAAAGCACATTCCCTCATTCTTCTATCTTTCTGATTCGATCTAACACATCTACAGCATCATTTGTGTTGGGCTTTTGAGAGTTTTATCTACGATTCTTTAATCATCAAATACATGAACTGTTAGGGTTCTTTTTGTAAAAAAGTAATAGTTTACGGAGTTTATTGCAATATTTAACAAGATTTAAGAGTGGAGTGGTGGTGAACCATCAGGGAAGGAAATGGTTAGAATGTTGAGTCATCTCCGTCCCTTTCCGACCAATTCTCTGTCTCGTTCTCTCACTGTTCTCTCTTTTTCCCCGACACAGCAACACAAACTCTGGTCTGGTCTCGACACCTGGAGAAACAGCCCCATCAACGACCTCCGTCTCTGGGGTCCCAACGGCCCTCTCCTCCCTTCCTCTAACTCCACCTCATCCACCTCCCACGGCCTAGTCTCCGCAGCCCCTTCCCTCGCCGACCTCGGAGCTCTCGTCCTCTCAACCCCCGACCCTCTCTCCAAATCCCACATCTCACACTTAGCTTTCTCCCGTTGGCGCCGTGACAACAATCTCCCCGTTGGCTCCATCTCCAACCTCCCTTCTTCTCCCGCTCGCCCTCCCAAACCACTCCTCGTCTGTTCCTCAACTTCTTGTCTCTTTCTTTGATAGTTTTGTCGGAAAATTAAATTCCTTTTTTTGCTTCACTCTCAAAGTTTggatttttatagttttaatcagccaattttaattagttttttttttttattattattgcagGTTCCGACCAACGAAGTCCCAAGTCCGAAAGACTCTGACCTTCCTCTCAACGCCTATATGCTTCACAACCTCGCTCACATCGAGCTCAACGCTATTGACTTGGCGTGGGACACTGTCGCTCGCTTCTCCCCTTTCTTCGACGTTTTGGGACGCAGGTTCTTCGATGACTTCGCTCATGTTGCTGATGATGAGAGTCGGCACTTCATGTGGTGTTCTCAGAGACTCGCTGAGCTTGGTTTCAAGTTAAGtcataaagtttcaaactttgtttCAAGACAACACCTTTTTTAAAGTCGTCTTCTTGTCTGAAGGTATGGAGATATTCCGGCTAATAATTTGCTGATGAGGGAATGCGAGAACACATCTAAGAATGTCGCTGCTCGGTTAGCTGTTATCCCTCTTGTTCAGGTAAGTGATTCTCATTCAAAGTTTACACCGTTTTATACTCTAGTTTTGGCTAAAAGCACTAATATTAAGAAAGtgattatttgttaaaaaatatcatttaatatataacttcaaccaattataaaaaaatctacacaatattcaataaatacaaaaaaattgcattgaaatgttaaaactacttatattgtgaaacaaatttttttttttggttaaaactatttataatatgaaacggaggagGTACAAGATTAAGGAAGCTTTGAATGCATTTCGTTTTAGCTGAATAATATTAGCATTAAACTCATGCTAGTTTAGCATTACAGGAGGCTAGAGGGCTTGATGCTGGACCTAGGTTGGTCAAAAGGCTGATGGGATTTGGAGATCACAGGACTTCGAATATTGTGGCTAAGATTGCTGAGGAGGAAATTGCACATGTAGCTGTTGGTGTAGACTGGTTTCTCTCTGTTTGTCAAAAGATGAACCGTGCTCCTTGCCCTACTTTTAAAGGTACAGACATACAACTCTTCTCTTACATGCTTACTTGCTCATTTTATACAATCGTCATGAGTATCTTTCCACCCCATGTGCTGTGCAGATTTGATCAAAGAGTATGGTGCTGAGTTAAGAGGACCTTTTAACCATTCAGCTCGGGAGATAGCTGGCATTCCGCGAGATTGGTAAAGAAACTCATCCCAGCAagactttttttaataaaaactagcTCATCCAACTGCCTTTTTCTATATGGTTGCACTAAGGAACATTTCAGTTTAGCGTAATACATTAGATTATTTCATGTATCTTTAGGTATGATCCCTCATGTGGCACCGAAGTTGATGAAGGCAGCAACAAACAGGGTGACAAGGAGCAACTTTCTGCGGTATGTTCATTTTTGTTCATGTTCTTGGTGAAGTTTTTATCTTACATCGAAGTTTTATCATGACAGGTGTACGACAGGCTCACTCACATAATCTCAATGGAGAGTGAGAACTCAAGTCTCGAAAGACCATCCAGGGCGTAACTTATTGGGCTCTGGAAGTAGAGATTAGTGCTTTATTGGCTTTGTTGCTTGTGGGTAACTATAATAGTGGAGATGCATTAGAGTTGATCCAGGGAACCTATTTATGTTATGGTCTTGTTAAGATCCAAGATACATTGTTATTATCTTCAATAAAATATTCAAGTTGTGCTTCGTCCAAGTACACCAATAACGCACTTGTCTGAGATATGGCCCTTAGAATTTTTTGTTCTTCTAATTGAATTTTTGTGTACAAGTACAAACATTTTATAAGTGTTTGAACTAAACTTGCATAGGTAAGCTCTTGTAGCCCGTTTACTTATTTGtggagccatcatcatcatcatcttcataccTGTGGACATCCAGCTTCCACGTCCCATCATCCATCTGAACCATCCCTCTATTCGCAAGACACCTCCAGACACTCGGCACTAAGTACTTATCCTTCAGAGCATCCAACCCTTTATTAACCAACGAAACATCCCGACCAATCTCCAGCTTAAACACCCCGGACTTGTCCTGCATCCCCGCTATCCCGTGCAGGTATATCTCCAGGTTATGGTAGTTCCTCCAGTTCAGAGACCGTTTCAGGTAAGTCGAGTTCAGCGTGTTGATCTGCAGCACCTCGCCTACCTCTGCATACATGAAGAGCGGATAGTTTGGTGCCACGTCGGGAACGTTTACTATTCTTAGGATGTTTAGTTGTTTGTGCGAGCTGACTACTTTCTTGAAGTCTTGGTCTCCTATTCGAGGGCACCCGAATGCGAAAACTGTGATGGGGACTTGTTTGCTTTGAATACCTGTGTGAATCTTGTTTTGACTGCTGTGGACGAGATCTGCAGCTGCTAGTGTTGACATCACTCCGCCCAAGCTGTGGCCTGTGAAAGTGATGCTTACTTCTTCGTTCTTGTAGACTTCTAGCAGTCTCTTTAGCTCTGCTTGTACCTGAAACCGAAACCAAGACACAAAGCCATTAGCCAGGGCTGCGGGGTCGGGTTATTCGGTTAGTTCGGAATGCGGTTAGTCCGGAATTCGGTTAGTTCGGAATTCGTTAGTTCGGGTCGGtcgaaaaaaattgtttggatcggtttttggttagttcagtttcaacaatattttttttggtttggccATTAGTTCGGTTAATTTTCGGTTTAAATTGAATAAAACTcgaatttttttggttaatttcggTTATTTCGGCTATTTTTCTCGGATTTTGGTTATTTCGGTTCGGAATTTTGGTCAAGATTGGTactgtttgaaatttttttaccGAACTAACCGATtgccgaaccaaaccgaaaaccgaatatTTTTAGTTGCCAAACTTGCAAACCGAAAATCGaacttttcgggtcggttcggcAAGTTTGGGTCGGTTTATACCCGCAGGCCTACCATTAGCAATGTGTTTTCCCCTGGCTGGTAGGGCTTGGAAAGGTCTTTAGACCTGAACAGAATGCAAATGATAAAAGGGTAAGGTGAAGGAAGACCTGTTCACGTGCGCTAGTCGTGTCATAAGGAGACTTAGCATCCGAAGCTGTATAAACATCAAGCCAGCCACTTCCAATACGAGGCACGTGTTTGCGGTCGCTTACAGGGAAAACTTTAACACCTGACTCAAGAGGAAAATCGAAGTCGTTAGCCCATTCATACGGCTGAAGAGTTCCTCTCCAAGCTACAACAATGTCTCTCCTCCCTAGCATCGCCTTCCCCTCGTCTGTAGCGACCGCAATGTAACCCATCCAGTTAGTCTGCACGCGCGAGGCTTTCTTTGACAAAGACTTGACGATGAAACAAAGTGGCATCTTTATAGAAGCTGTTGCATAGATGTACTTGGTCACATTGTACCTGAAG
The window above is part of the Brassica napus cultivar Da-Ae chromosome C8, Da-Ae, whole genome shotgun sequence genome. Proteins encoded here:
- the LOC106365713 gene encoding phospholipase A1-IIalpha; this translates as MLEDIPKRWKVLSGQNKWKGLLDPLDSDLRRYLIHYGEMAQVGYDAFNWDRKSEYCGDCYYSKSQIHARTGYLKANPIRYNVTKYIYATASIKMPLCFIVKSLSKKASRVQTNWMGYIAVATDEGKAMLGRRDIVVAWRGTLQPYEWANDFDFPLESGVKVFPVSDRKHVPRIGSGWLDVYTASDAKSPYDTTSAREQVQAELKRLLEVYKNEEVSITFTGHSLGGVMSTLAAADLVHSSQNKIHTGIQSKQVPITVFAFGCPRIGDQDFKKVVSSHKQLNILRIVNVPDVAPNYPLFMYAEVGEVLQINTLNSTYLKRSLNWRNYHNLEIYLHGIAGMQDKSGVFKLEIGRDVSLVNKGLDALKDKYLVPSVWRCLANRGMVQMDDGTWKLDVHRYEDDDDDGSTNK
- the LOC111197762 gene encoding transcription factor GTE4, whose product is MASEPVNGEGTDGAREKQKIKVYTRKGKGQRKLSPFFAFDGDSREKPEGDSENNRQSPPQTLAQESQKSPVSSVATEAPSEKVIDKPLVEALTQAEPQDDASLAPTDKNVIQPVSDPLGQEDVNTVTGDKSVEVPSQSNTGQDDVNTVVVYENSIKESLAQEDVTAMIVDKKAIEAPSQTISAGDANTVVVDKNPIEVSSDEDVHVVDADNLIKESQRDAPDAQQPAGVTSDSAQSIHATATESMPMEKDVDGRIKMHVPSKSKQEKEEIRKKLEDQLNVVRDLVKKIEDKEGEIGAYNDSRLLASTDINNGGGRILPGLASGGLPREVIRTPRHLNQLSISVLENTQGVNEHVEKEKRTPKANQFYRTSEFLLGDKLPPAESNKKSKSSAKKHGGEAGHGFSAGSKVFKNCSALLERLMKHKHGWVFNAPVDVKGLGLHDYFAIIEHPMDLGTVKSALANNLYKSPREFAEDVRLTFHNAMTYNPPGQDVHIMAEVLLQMFEERWAVIEADYNRQLRFAAGYEMNLPASTMRSRLGPTMPPPPISVSNTMDWSGLPSDLQHPKPTTTPGRTPTSARTPALKKPKANEPNKRDMTYEEKQKLSGQLQNLPPEKLDAIVQIVNKRNTAVKLRDEEIEVDIDSVDPETLWELDRFVTNYKKGLSKKKRRAELAIQAKAEAERNSQKQMAPAPVAHEFSREGGNTAKKTLPTQVPSQVDKQNNETSRSSSSSSSSSSSSSSSDSDSDSSSSSGS
- the LOC106365710 gene encoding uncharacterized protein HI_0077 yields the protein MVRMLSHLRPFPTNSLSRSLTVLSFSPTQQHKLWSGLDTWRNSPINDLRLWGPNGPLLPSSNSTSSTSHGLVSAAPSLADLGALVLSTPDPLSKSHISHLAFSRWRRDNNLPVGSISNLPSSPARPPKPLLVPTNEVPSPKDSDLPLNAYMLHNLAHIELNAIDLAWDTVARFSPFFDVLGRRFFDDFAHVADDESRHFMWCSQRLAELGFKYGDIPANNLLMRECENTSKNVAARLAVIPLVQEARGLDAGPRLVKRLMGFGDHRTSNIVAKIAEEEIAHVAVGVDWFLSVCQKMNRAPCPTFKDLIKEYGAELRGPFNHSAREIAGIPRDWYDPSCGTEVDEGSNKQGDKEQLSAVYDRLTHIISMESENSSLERPSRA